The Schistocerca americana isolate TAMUIC-IGC-003095 chromosome 8, iqSchAmer2.1, whole genome shotgun sequence genome contains the following window.
ttcttggtcgtccactcttatgatTACCTCTTGGCTCTCGTATATACTGTATATTGCCCGTCACTGgctatagcttattcctatttttctcctaatttcgaacatcttacaccattttacattattgattgctttttccacgtcgacaaatcctatgaacgtatcttgatttttctttattcttgcttccattatgaaccacgACAGAGttgcttctctcgtgcctttaccatcTCTAAGGCGAAACTGATCATCGTCTAGCACatccttaattttattttccattgtgttgtattttattcttgtccgCAACTTCGACACATGAGGTGTTAAGATGACAtggtgcgactgctggcgcatctgattctctctctcattacagctccactccttttatacacgattgtcatgcgcagtcactgacgttttgctgtccagcaccatctgtcggacagtttgtgaactttgttttttttttttggttctaataaaaccccatgtcgagaacataccttcagcgaggagtcaagcagtatattgattcctcctacgtatatctcgcgaagagaccatgaggataaaatcagagggattagagcccacacagaggcataccgacaatctttctttccacgaacaatacgagactggaatagaagggagaagcgatagaggtactcaaggtaccctccgccacacaccgtcaggtggcttgcggagtatggatgtagatgtagatgtagatgtagactgtgcgataatactcgcacttgtcagctcttgctgtcttccgtAAGACCCTGTATTGCTAAGGACGAGGTAATCGGAACAGTTGTATGGCGTTTTGTGGGTGGACATTGGGCAGTCTGACAGAACAATTTGGGACAGTAGCCTTATTCGTCAGTCGAGTATCGGAACTGGATGCTCCAGCTCAAAAATTTGCGATTACGGCTCCGCCTTCGCACAGGGTACCCCCACGCCACGCActgtgcggtggcttgcggagtatttctaTGGCGGAACTCAACCGGCTCGCCCTCCTCCTTGGCGCAGACAGTGGAACAAATGAAGACAGCGAAATCCTTTTCCGCAGGTTCGAGTCCGGCGATGGCACCCGCGCCGAGGAGGACGGCACGCTGGTGAAGTCGCAGGACCCCAAGGAGCCCGACACGATCGCGGTGCGCGGCAGCGTGTCGTACACGGCGCCCGACGGCACGCCCGTGCAGCTCACCTACACGGCCGACGAGAACGGCTTCCGGCCTGAGGGCGCCCACATCCCCGTGCCGCCGCCGGTGCCCGAGGCGATCGCGCGCGCCCTCCAGTACATCGCCGAGCACCCGCCCCCGCCAGAGGTGATCGCCGCCAAGAAGCAGTAAAAGACGTCGCTGATCCTCTGGCGGCACCGGCGCTCCTGGTCACGTCGGCCAGGATGGCGCCCGTCGCACGGTTCCCCTGAGCACTGCCCGACAGGGCAGCATCTCCGTCACCCCACTACTTCGACGACGACCCATCGCTCTGAACACTGTCCGCTGGCCGCCGTGCGGCCAGTCCCCCCCGTCTCTGTAACGTTTTCCCCGCCGCAGTCCCTCGTCTCCCCACAGTCCCCTTCCAAACTCTTCAGCAAgcttttattgtaatttttgtatatcGCAACTGTATAATAAAAGCACATGTATATACATCAAAACATCTAGTTTACTTCTTTACTCACAATTACCAATACTTCCATCGAAAATCAGCGCAGTCAGTATATGAGGCCTATAACTACTGTGTGTgttcatatggaaacccagttctaagcacagaagggaaagcagaaa
Protein-coding sequences here:
- the LOC124544948 gene encoding endocuticle structural glycoprotein ABD-4-like, with the translated sequence MYKLLALSALVAVAMGAVAEIAKDVVPIVKQENVISPEGNFHYSFESGDGTRAEEDGTLVKSQDPKEPDTIAVRGSVSYTAPDGTPVQLTYTADENGFRPEGAHIPVPPPVPEAIARALQYIAEHPPPPEVIAAKKQ